The nucleotide sequence TCGTTCGCCAACTACAGCTTGCCGTTGTCCTTCATCAAGTCCAATCTAAATATTAATGGCAACGTTGGCTTTTCGCAAACGCCGGGCTTGGTTTTCAACGAACTCAACTACAGCCGAACGCCATCTGGTGGGTTGGGGGTGGTGCTGAGCAGCAATATCAGCCCCGAACTGGACTTCACTATTTCCTCGAATTCCAGCCAGAACTACGTGCGCAACAGCTTGCAGCAGCAGCTCAACCGGCAATACTTCCGGCAGAACACGTCGTTGCGCCTTTCCTGGATTATCACCAAAGGTATTACGCTGCAATCCGACGTCAACCACCAATACTACAATGGTTTGTCGGCGGGCTTCAACCAGAGTTTTGTGCTGTGGAATGCCTCAATAGGCAAGAAGTTTATGGCCAAGCAGCAGGCCGAGATTAAACTTTTCGCCTTCGATTTGCTGGGCCAGAACAACAGCATTCAGGTCAACAACACCTCGGCGTACACCGAAGACGTGCGCACCAATATTCTGCAGCGCTACCTGATGCTGATGTTCACCTACAACATCCGCAGCTTTGCTGGCAACGGCCGCCCGGACGCGGCTCCCGGCGACGAGCAGCCAAGGGAACGACGCCCAGGCGGGTTCCGGCCCGAGGGCGGAGGCCGACCTGGCGGAGGCGGTTTCGACCGGCCCGGTGGGGGCTTGTAACCGAGCTTGCTTTCCCGCTTAGGCGGAATGAAAGGGCGGGATTTGGCACTATCGGTCAACAAACCGCTGTCGAATCCCACCCTTTTGCATGCTACATCAGGCAGGCATCCCGCCCAGGCGTGGGCTTGAAACCGCCTTTCCGGCATTTTTTCGCCTACTTTGTACTATTGGAGTCTGGATGGGCAACCGTAGCGCAGCCAGGGCTTCGCACTTGCCTTGACTATGAAACGTATTCTTTTTGCACTGCTGTGCTGCTTGCCACTGTGGGCCGGTGCCCAGAGTGTGCCGGTTCCGGCCGAGCTAGATTTCGCAGGCCTGCACCTGCGCTTCACCAACGGTGGCCAGAAAGCAGTGCAGCAAAAAGTGGATGCCTTACGCAGCCACGCTTCCTCGTTCCAAGCCCGCGTCAACCTCGCCGACGCCTACTTCCCTATCATTGACCGGGTATTGCAAGAAGAGGCCGTGCCGCTGGACTTCCGCTACTTGGCCGTGCAGGAAAGCGGCCTTCAAGGAGATGCGCAAAGCATTCATGACGCCGTTGGTTACTGGCAGTTCAAGCGCGAAACCGCTCTCGACTATGGACTGGTTATGACGGATGTAGTGGACGAGCGCAAGCATATTGTGGCCTCCACGCACGCAGCAGCCAAGTACCTGAAGCGCAACAACAACCCGCTGCACAACTGGGTTAACACGCTGTTGAGCTACAATTTGGGTTCGGGCGGGGTGAAGTCGTACACGCTACCTACTGATTTCGACGCTACGGAGGTGGAAATCTCCGAGAAAACCCACCCCTACATTCTGACCATGCTGGCGCATAAGGTGGCGTACGAGCCGGCCGTGGGTCAGAATCCGAAGCCGCCTCTCACTTTTCAGGAGTTTCCGGCACCAGCTGGCTTTACGCTGGTCAACATTGCTCAGACCCTGCAAACCGACCCTGCCGAAATGGCGCGCCACAACCGCTGGCTGCTGACCACCACCGTCCCGAACGATAAAATTTACACGATTATCGTTCCGGTAGTGGACGCTATTCAGCTTACGGCCATTGCGGCTCAGCAGAAGAATGCTACTTCCGGCCAGCTGCTTAACAAGCCCGAAACCGACCCCCAAAACGCCGAGTACGTGCGTGTTAACGGCATCCGCGCCCTGATAGCCCTGCCCGGTGACACCAAGGAAAGCCTGGCAAAGCGCGCCAACCTGAAGGTGCGCAAGTTCATGCAGTTCAATGACCTGTTTGCCTTCGACAACTTGGTGCCCGGCCAGCCGTACTTCGTGCAGAAAAAGCGCGACAAAGCAGCCAGCGAATACCACGTAGCCCAAACCGGCGAGAGTGTGGCTGCGGTGTCGCAGAAGTACGGCATCCGGGCCAAGGCTATTTTCAGCAAGAACCGTATGGCCCGCAACGAGGAGCTTCGGCCGGGCCGCATTCTGTGGTTGCAACACACCCGCCCCCGCGACGTGGCCATCGAATATGCTGATAGTAAGAACTCTGCTGCCTTGGCGGCCTTTGAACGCCCTGCTAGCAAGCCAGCTGCGCCGCCGGCACCCGTTGCAACAGCGCCCAAAAAGCGTCAGATTGATAGCACAGAGCCTTACCGGGGCAAAACCTCGGAAGCTTCCCGCGTAGTGGAAGACGCCGTAGAAGTAACTGACTCCACGTTGGTTACCCAGGGCCTCGTAACCCAACCTGACAGCGCCACGGACGCGGTGACTGAAAACCTCAACGAGCTTCCCGCTCCTTCGCAGCCCCTTGAAACCGCAGCTACGCCAGCACCGGCTACTCCCCGCACCGTGTATGGTGGTCAGCCAGCCAAGAACGAGCCCCCCGTGCTTGCTCCCGCAACAGACAGCACCGACACGCTGCAAACAGCTGAGGTGGAGGCAACTCCTGCCCCTGCTAACACAGCAGTTCCCAAGGCTGTGGCAACGGCACCTGCAAAGCCCGCACCCGCTACACCCGCTGCCCCCAAACCCGTTGCCCCTCCTGCTCCGGTAGCGACAAAGAATCCAGCAACCACTCCACCTGCTACAACCACAATAGCGCCTATTCCAGGCAATGGCTTACACGTGGTGCAGCCACGCGAGGGGTTGTACGCCGTGGCCCGCCGCTATGGTCTGCGCCCCGCCGACCTGATTGCGTGGAACAGCCTTCCTGATAACCCTTCCCTGGTCGTGGGTCAGGCGTTGCGCCTTACTGCGCCACAAGCCACTGCTACCACTTCGGCACCGGCACCGGTAGTACCAGTTCCCTCGGTTAAGCCAGCGGGTGCAGCGCCAGCCCCCACAAAACCAGCCGCCGCCGCGCCCGTCAACGAGGTAGCCACGGTCCGCCATACGGTAGCGGCTGGCGAGTCGATGTACGCCGTTTCGCGCAAGTACGGCGTCACTATCAAGCAGATAATGGAGTGGAATGGCAAGCCTGACTTCAACGTGCGGCCTGGCGAAGTCCTCCTTATCAAGCCGGCCAAGTAGCCCTATCCACTAGTACTAAAAACGCAAGCGGCATCTGCTACGATAGCAGACGCCGCTTGCGTTTTTAGGTTAGGCACATTGCCGAAAAAGGATTCGGGCAGAAGCTAAAAGGTTGTTCCTACTACTCTCTTGGTTGCTTCAGTATCGTTTACGTCCTTAAGCTGCCACTCGCTCCGATGACACCACTGGCACTATGCGTTGGGTACGGACCTTAAGCATAGAAATAACTTCGGCGTCGGAAGCATAGCGGTTGCCGATGTTCACGAAGTGCCGGGCTAGCAGGTCGTAGCGGCGGGTCATGAGGTAAGCGAAGATGTGCAGGAAATGAATGCCGTCGAACACAATGGCATCGTTCTGCGCGTACTTATCCACGTCTTTTAGGAAGGCGGCGGGGTGCTCCGTCCAGTGCAGCGCAGGCTTGAGGTGGTGGCTGATGTGGTAGCCGTCGTTCCAGCACTTGTGGTTGTATTTCGTGTTGATGCAGGTTACGCTATTGGTGTAGCAGTTGCCGGGGTCATTGGCATCAATAAACGAGTGCTGGCTCCAGTTGCCGAGCATCATCACCGCCCGCGTTACAAGCACCGGCAGCACCAGCACCACGAACGTTGCTGGTAGATTCACAAACGCCAACCCTATGCATGCCACAATGTACACCACTTCGCCGCGCAGCAGACGGTGCCGCAGCTTTGGCTTCTGGTTGCGCGTGAAATATTGCGCTAGCCGCGGGATGCCTACTAGAAAAAAGCTTCCCAAGTAGCGGCCAAAGCTGAGTATCGAGTCACGCTGATAATCCATCGTGGAGCTTTCATCGTGCTCCATGTTGTTCTCGGGGTGATGCATGCCCAAGTGGTGGGTGAAGTACGTCTCGGGGGTTTGCCCGAACAAGGGCCCAATCACCCACGGAATGTAGTGGTTGAATTGAGCGTACTTCTTCTTGAACAAGATGCGGTGGCTGGTGCAATGCAGCATCAGCCCAAATGGCCCTTTAAAGTAAAACGTGGTCAGAAACATGTACACGGCCAGCGCCGCCCACCACACTCGGCTGTCGAGGTTGGGCCAGAACAGTACGGCTACTAGTGGCAGCAGCGTACAGGATATTTCCAGAATCAGGTACACAAAGGGCAAATCCCGTTTGTCTTGTATGAACTGTACTAGAAAGTGACCGAAGCGAGAGAGTGGAGCCGTCTGGTCATAAACCGGATCAGTGAGGGGTGCCAAATGCTTCATGGAGACAATACTGACCGGTATGCCCGGCCTTGGGTGATGTAGAAGCTAGATAGGAAACCCGAAAGTAAAGAAAGTCGTTTGGGCGCACGCAAGCAGCCTAAAGAACTTGATTATCAAGGCACTAACAATCTTTTGTAGATACTATAGCAGTAATAACACCTTTGGTACTCAATGCACCAGTATATATACTATTCTACATACAAGTGCGTATGCAAGCTAACTAGTTTACAGCAGATGGGGTTCCGCCTGCAGGGGAAGTACCCAAATTATGTGGCGCAGTAGGCCACACAAAACCAGCCTTTTCCGAGCCACCCCAACAGGTTGCGGACACTGCTGAGCACCTTGTAGCAAGGAGAAAGCCCGTGAAGCACCTTATTACGAGCTGCGGTGATACGCCAAAATCCCTTGCCGCGCACTCTTTCCTTGCCGCCATTTCGTGGGTAACTTTACTGTCCGCTTCGCGCCCTAACGGCGGGAGGCGCATTGCCCATGGCCGTTTTCTCGCACCTGCATTCCCACACCCAATATTCTCTTCTTGATGGCCAGGCCAGCATCAGCGCCCTGATGAAAAAGGCGCAGGCCGATGGCATGCCCGCCGTTGCCCTCACCGACCACGGCAACATGTTCGGAGCCTTCAACTTCGTAGCAGAAGCCAACAAGTACAACGTCAAGCCAATTGTGGGCTGCGAGTTCTACATGGTAGAAGACCGCCACAAGAAGGCCTTCAGCCGCGAAAAAGGCGAACGTGACAAACGCTACCACCAGCTGCTATTAGCCAAAGACCAAGCCGGCTACCATAACCTGAGCAAGCTTTGCTCGATGAGTTTTATCGAAGGCGTGTACTCCAAGTTCCCGCGTATCGACAAAGAGATTCTGCTCAAGTATCACGAGGGCCTGATTGCTACGTCGTGTTGCATTGGCGCTGAAATTCCGCAGGCCATTCTGTTTGAGAGTGAGGCCAAGGCCGAAGAGCTGCTGAAATGGTGGCTGGACGTGTTCGAGGACGATTACTATATCGAGATTCAGCGGCACGGGCTGATGAATTTCGATGGCACCGGCAAGAGCCAGGAAGACGTAAACCAAGTGCTGCTGAGCCTGGCCAAGAAGTATAACGTGAAGGTGATTTGCACCAATGACTCGCACTACGTCGACCAAACCGACTTCGCGCCGCACGACATTTTGCTGTGCGTGAATACCGGCGAGGAGCACAGCATTCCGGTTGGCGACTTCCAAACGCAGTATTTCCGTCTGATTTCGCAGGACAACAAAGTTCACTACGACCACCTCGACAACCTGCGTCATTTGTCGGCGCAGGATGCTACCATCCGTCGCCAGCTTCAGCGCATCGACGAGGAAGCCCAGGGACCCAAGCCTCGGGCCCGCTTCGGTTTCGCCAACGACCAGTTCTACTTCAAGACCCAGGCGGAGATGAACGCCCTCTTCGCCGACGTGCCGGAGAGCTTAGACAACACCAACGAAATTGTAGATAAAATCACGCCGCCCAAGCTGCAGCGCGATATTTTGCTCCCCAACTTTCCGCTCCCGGCCGAACACCCCACTGCCGACGCGTTCCTACGTTACCTCACGTTCAAGGGCGCTTTCGAGGGCGAAAAACGCCGCTACTCCGAGCGCACGCCCGAAATCGAGGAGCGGCTGGACTACGAACTGCGCGTGATTGAGACGATGGGCTTTGCGGGCTACTTCCTCATCACCCAAGACTTCATCAACCACGGCCGCAACATTGGCGTGGCCGTAGGGCCGGGCCGGGGCTCGGCGGCCGGTTCGGCAGTGGCCTACTGCATTGGTATCACCAACATTGACCCCATCAAGTACTCGCTGCTGTTCGAGCGTTTCTTGAATCCGGAGCGCGTGTCCATGCCCGATATTGATATCGACTTCGACGACGTGAACCGTCAGAAAGTCATCGACTACGTGGTGGACAAGTACGGTAAAACGCAGGTCGCTCAGATTATTACCTTCGGTACCATGGCGGCCAAATCGTCTATCAAGGACGTGTCGCGGGCCATGGATCTGGCCTTGCCGCTGGCCAACGACCTGGTGAAAATGGTGCCCGACCAAGTGGGTACTACACTAGCCAAAGCGTTTGCCGAAAACCAGGAACTGGATATGATCCGGCGCGACGATGCGCCCGACAACCTGCGCGGCCATATCCTGCGCCTCGCCGAGAAGCTGGAAGGCTCAGTCCGCAACACCGGCATCCACGCCGCCGGCGTCATCATTGCCCCCGACGACATCACCAAGTACATTCCCGTTTCCACCTCCAAGGATTCGGACCTGCTGGTTACGCAGTTTGATGGCAAGGTGATTGAGAGTGCCGGGATGCTCAAGATGGACTTCCTGGGCTTGAAGACGTTGACTATTATCGTCGATGCCATCAACCTAATTGAGCAGAACCACGGCGTTAAAATCGACATCGACGCTATTCCAATTGACGACCAGAAAACCTACGAGCTCTACCAGCGCGGCGACACCATCGGCACGTTCCAGTTTGAATCCGAGGGTATGCGCATGTACCTCAAGGACCTCAAGCCCACCAACATCGAGGACCTGATTGCCATGAACGCCCTGTACCGGCCGGGCCCGATGCAGTTCATCCCGAACTTCATCAACCGCAAGCACGGCCGCGAACCGGTAGAGTACCCGCACGAGTTGTTAGAGCCCATCCTGAACTACTCGCAGGGCATCATGGTGTACCAGGAGCAGATCATGCAAACGGCCCAGATTCTGGCCGGTTACTCGCTCGGCGGCGCCGACTTGCTGCGCCGCGCCATGGGTAAGAAGGACATGAAAAAGATGGCTCTGGAACGTGAGAAATTCACGGAAGGCGCCGAGAAGCTACACGGTATCAAGGCCAAGAAAGCCAACGAGGTGTTCGACGTGATGGAAAAGTTTGCGGCCTACGGCTTCAACCGCTCCCACTCCGCCGCTTACTCGGTGGTGGCTTACCAGACCGGCTACCTCAAGGCCCACTACCCTGCCGAGTACATGGCCGCCGTGCTCACCAACAACATGGGCGACATCAAGAAGGTGACGTTCTTCATCGAGGAAGCTCGCAAGCAAGGTGTAGCCGTACTCGGTCCCGACGTCAACGAATCTATCTTGAAGTTCAACGTGAACAAGCAGGGCCAGATTCGTTTTGGGATGGCTGCCGTGAAGGGTGCCGGCGAAGCTGCCGTGGAAGAAATTGTGACGGAGCGTACCAAGAACGGTCCGTACGCCGACATTTTCGACTTCTCGCGCCGCGTGAACCTGCGGGCCGTGAACAAGAAAACGTTTGAAAGCATGGCCCAGGCCGGTGCCTTCGACTCGTTCGAGCGCTACCACCGCCGCCAGTACATCGAGGCGCTGAGTGGTGACCAGAACGTCATTGAGAAGGCCATGAAAGTGGGCCAGCAGCACCAAGCAGCTAAAGAATCGGCCCAGCAGAGCCTATTCGGAGGCGGCGGCGACATGATGGCTATTCCCATGCCCAAGATTCAGGACATGGAGCTGTGGAGCCCCACCGAGAAGCTGCGCCGTGAAAAGGAAGTGGTAGGCTTCTACCTGTCCGGTCACCCGCTCGACGACTTCAAGCTGGAAATCGACTCGTACTGCACGTGCGGCCTCGACAAAATTGAGAACTACAAGAACCGCGACATATCGGTGGCTGGGCTGATTTCCAATGTGTTGTTCAAAACCACCAAGACCGGCCACCCCTTCGTGAGCTTCAACGTGGAAGACTACGAATCAAGTTTGAACCTGGCCTTGTTCCGCGACGACTACTCGAAGTTCTCCCCGCTCATCAACCCCCGCAACTACGACAAAGAGCAGGTGCCGCCTATGTTCATCCGCGGCAAGTTCCAGCAGCGTTTCCGCGACTCCGATCAGTTCGAGTTCAAGATCATGACCATGGAGCCGCTGTTCCACGTGGCCGAGAAGCTCTCCAATGGCGTGCGGGTGCAGCTCGATCTGCGCACCATCACCGAGCCCTTCATGGACCGGTTCATGGCCGCGGTAGAGGAAAGCCAGGGCAGCAAAAAGCTGGAAATCAAGTTTGCGGAGCCCCACGAACACTTGGCCGTGGACACTTATTCGCGTCGCTACCGCATCGAGCCGAAAGCGTTCATTGCCCGGATGCGGGAAATGGAAATTGACGCCTGCCAGCTGATTTAAGGAGTTATACGATTCCATTCCGGAAAGAATAAGGGCAGTAGTGGGCGTCCACTACTGCCCTTATTCTTTCCGGAAGGCATATTGCTGGAACAGACACTAGTGGAAATTGCCAACAGCCTAGCCTTCGTCGATGTGCCACTTCTCGCCCTTCTACCGCCGCTATGCTGCCGTAAGCCCCAGCGCGTTTCGCCCGCTGCCCGCCGTGCCAATTTGATTTCTACAAGAAGCGGATTGGCTAATACAACCGCACCGGCAGCAGGCTAGAGGACCTTTGTCGTGTTCACGTAATACGGCAAATACACTCTGTATGAATACTTCCAAAATCGCGCTTGTAACCGGCGGTAGCCGGGGCCTGGGCAAAGACATGGCCCTCAAACTAGCCCAACAGGGCATCGACGTCATCCTCACGTACCGCAGCCAGCAAGCCGAAGCGGCGGCTGTGGTCGCCGACATCACAGCCTTGGGTCGCCGGGCCGTGGCCCTGCCCCTCGACGCAGCTGAACTGCGCACCTTCGAGGCGTTTTTCGCTGAAGTCACCACGGTGCTGGCCGATACCTTTGCTACCGACCGGTTCGACTTTCTCATCAACAACGCCGGCACCAGCCTGAGCGCCCCCATTAGTGAGACAACCGAGGGGCAGTTTGATGAGATGCTCCAGGTGCACTTCAAGGGCGTGTACTTCCTCACGCAACAGGCGCTGCCCCTGCTGCGCGACGGCGGCCGGATCATCAACGTTTCCACCGTGTCGGCGCGTAGTTCCTATGCGGGCTTTTCCGCCTATGCCAGCATGAAAGGAGCAGTGGAGGTCTTCACGCGTTACCTGGCGCTGGAGTTGGGTAGCCGAGGCATTGCGGCCAACGTAGTCGCCCCGGGCGCCGTCTTTGGGGGCGGAGCGATGCCGGATACACCCGAGATGCGCGCTTGGGTGGCCCAAGCCACGGCCCTGGGCCGCACGGCCGAGCCCGACGATATCGGCGGCATCGTCGCGTTCCTCTGCACCGATGCGGCCCGCTGGCTCAATGGCCAGCGCTTAGAGGTAACCGGGGGGATAGTGCTGTAAACGGGCTGACGAATTACTTCTTGTGCGTTATACCTTACGCCACAACACGCAGTTACCGGAACCAGTAACTGTGTGCTGTGGCGTTTAAGGAAGAAAAAAGGGCATAAACAACTTGAGTGCTTCGCGTGTAAATCCGCTCTTTCGGGAGAAGTCCGCCCTATACGGTGATGCCGGAAGGAGTACCTTGGCTGGAAAGCTATCCAAAAACGACGCCGAGCTCACCCAGAAAAAAGCTCATTTTGGGTATCTAGTGAGCATAATAGAGCTAGATTCTACGACACGGGTAGAGCTTCTGCACACCGTCGACACGGGGGAAGCCTAAAGTACAAGCAGTTGCTGGCGCTGGGCTATGAATGCACTTATAGCAATGGGGCTAACCTCCGCGCCGGCATCTTGCAAAACAGCATCGACACCAAAGCAAAGTTTATCTACTACGTGTAGCAAAATAAACTTTCAATTTTTATTGAAAGTTTAAAACCCTCGCCTATATTTACACCATGCAACTCGAAGAAGCCAAGCGCAAGTT is from Hymenobacter tibetensis and encodes:
- a CDS encoding fatty acid desaturase family protein, which translates into the protein MKHLAPLTDPVYDQTAPLSRFGHFLVQFIQDKRDLPFVYLILEISCTLLPLVAVLFWPNLDSRVWWAALAVYMFLTTFYFKGPFGLMLHCTSHRILFKKKYAQFNHYIPWVIGPLFGQTPETYFTHHLGMHHPENNMEHDESSTMDYQRDSILSFGRYLGSFFLVGIPRLAQYFTRNQKPKLRHRLLRGEVVYIVACIGLAFVNLPATFVVLVLPVLVTRAVMMLGNWSQHSFIDANDPGNCYTNSVTCINTKYNHKCWNDGYHISHHLKPALHWTEHPAAFLKDVDKYAQNDAIVFDGIHFLHIFAYLMTRRYDLLARHFVNIGNRYASDAEVISMLKVRTQRIVPVVSSERVAA
- a CDS encoding SDR family NAD(P)-dependent oxidoreductase, producing MNTSKIALVTGGSRGLGKDMALKLAQQGIDVILTYRSQQAEAAAVVADITALGRRAVALPLDAAELRTFEAFFAEVTTVLADTFATDRFDFLINNAGTSLSAPISETTEGQFDEMLQVHFKGVYFLTQQALPLLRDGGRIINVSTVSARSSYAGFSAYASMKGAVEVFTRYLALELGSRGIAANVVAPGAVFGGGAMPDTPEMRAWVAQATALGRTAEPDDIGGIVAFLCTDAARWLNGQRLEVTGGIVL
- a CDS encoding LysM peptidoglycan-binding domain-containing protein — translated: MKRILFALLCCLPLWAGAQSVPVPAELDFAGLHLRFTNGGQKAVQQKVDALRSHASSFQARVNLADAYFPIIDRVLQEEAVPLDFRYLAVQESGLQGDAQSIHDAVGYWQFKRETALDYGLVMTDVVDERKHIVASTHAAAKYLKRNNNPLHNWVNTLLSYNLGSGGVKSYTLPTDFDATEVEISEKTHPYILTMLAHKVAYEPAVGQNPKPPLTFQEFPAPAGFTLVNIAQTLQTDPAEMARHNRWLLTTTVPNDKIYTIIVPVVDAIQLTAIAAQQKNATSGQLLNKPETDPQNAEYVRVNGIRALIALPGDTKESLAKRANLKVRKFMQFNDLFAFDNLVPGQPYFVQKKRDKAASEYHVAQTGESVAAVSQKYGIRAKAIFSKNRMARNEELRPGRILWLQHTRPRDVAIEYADSKNSAALAAFERPASKPAAPPAPVATAPKKRQIDSTEPYRGKTSEASRVVEDAVEVTDSTLVTQGLVTQPDSATDAVTENLNELPAPSQPLETAATPAPATPRTVYGGQPAKNEPPVLAPATDSTDTLQTAEVEATPAPANTAVPKAVATAPAKPAPATPAAPKPVAPPAPVATKNPATTPPATTTIAPIPGNGLHVVQPREGLYAVARRYGLRPADLIAWNSLPDNPSLVVGQALRLTAPQATATTSAPAPVVPVPSVKPAGAAPAPTKPAAAAPVNEVATVRHTVAAGESMYAVSRKYGVTIKQIMEWNGKPDFNVRPGEVLLIKPAK
- the dnaE gene encoding DNA polymerase III subunit alpha; translated protein: MAVFSHLHSHTQYSLLDGQASISALMKKAQADGMPAVALTDHGNMFGAFNFVAEANKYNVKPIVGCEFYMVEDRHKKAFSREKGERDKRYHQLLLAKDQAGYHNLSKLCSMSFIEGVYSKFPRIDKEILLKYHEGLIATSCCIGAEIPQAILFESEAKAEELLKWWLDVFEDDYYIEIQRHGLMNFDGTGKSQEDVNQVLLSLAKKYNVKVICTNDSHYVDQTDFAPHDILLCVNTGEEHSIPVGDFQTQYFRLISQDNKVHYDHLDNLRHLSAQDATIRRQLQRIDEEAQGPKPRARFGFANDQFYFKTQAEMNALFADVPESLDNTNEIVDKITPPKLQRDILLPNFPLPAEHPTADAFLRYLTFKGAFEGEKRRYSERTPEIEERLDYELRVIETMGFAGYFLITQDFINHGRNIGVAVGPGRGSAAGSAVAYCIGITNIDPIKYSLLFERFLNPERVSMPDIDIDFDDVNRQKVIDYVVDKYGKTQVAQIITFGTMAAKSSIKDVSRAMDLALPLANDLVKMVPDQVGTTLAKAFAENQELDMIRRDDAPDNLRGHILRLAEKLEGSVRNTGIHAAGVIIAPDDITKYIPVSTSKDSDLLVTQFDGKVIESAGMLKMDFLGLKTLTIIVDAINLIEQNHGVKIDIDAIPIDDQKTYELYQRGDTIGTFQFESEGMRMYLKDLKPTNIEDLIAMNALYRPGPMQFIPNFINRKHGREPVEYPHELLEPILNYSQGIMVYQEQIMQTAQILAGYSLGGADLLRRAMGKKDMKKMALEREKFTEGAEKLHGIKAKKANEVFDVMEKFAAYGFNRSHSAAYSVVAYQTGYLKAHYPAEYMAAVLTNNMGDIKKVTFFIEEARKQGVAVLGPDVNESILKFNVNKQGQIRFGMAAVKGAGEAAVEEIVTERTKNGPYADIFDFSRRVNLRAVNKKTFESMAQAGAFDSFERYHRRQYIEALSGDQNVIEKAMKVGQQHQAAKESAQQSLFGGGGDMMAIPMPKIQDMELWSPTEKLRREKEVVGFYLSGHPLDDFKLEIDSYCTCGLDKIENYKNRDISVAGLISNVLFKTTKTGHPFVSFNVEDYESSLNLALFRDDYSKFSPLINPRNYDKEQVPPMFIRGKFQQRFRDSDQFEFKIMTMEPLFHVAEKLSNGVRVQLDLRTITEPFMDRFMAAVEESQGSKKLEIKFAEPHEHLAVDTYSRRYRIEPKAFIARMREMEIDACQLI